In Dehalococcoidia bacterium, the genomic window AGCTGCTCTATAGGCTGTGTGCAGCAGATCATGAAGCTGAAGTCCATGACCTGCGTGATAAATCCCACCGTAGGCCGCGAGGTAGAGATGGCCATAGTTCCCGCTGATAAAGCGAAAAGGGTTCTCGTGGCCGGCGGCGGGCCGGGCGGCCTGGAGGCGGCGCGCGTCGCCGCCCTGCGCGGTCACAAAGTGACGCTGTATGAGAAGCAGGCCAAGCTGGGCGGCCAGCTCAACATCGCCTGCGTGGCTCCGATGCGGCAGGAGCTGGCCATGTGGATCAGTTACCTTTCGACACAGGTGAAGAAGCTGGGGGTGAAGGTCGAGCTAAATACGGAGGCGACGCCTGAGCTCATCGCCGCCGAGAAGCCGGACGTTGTAGTAGTAGCTACGGGCGGCGAGTGCGCCACACCCCCCATCCCCGGGATAGACGGCCCCAAAGTCATCTCCTCCCACGCCGTGCTAGGCGGCGCGCCGCGCCCCAAGGGCAAGGTGCTCGTCATCGGCGGCGGGCTGGTGGGATGCGAGGTAGCAGACCTGATAGCCGACCTGGGGGACGGGTCCGCGGGGTCGGCAACGGCCGTGACCATAATCGAGATGCTGACCGATATCGCCCTGGACGAGGTTGAGATGAGCCGCATGCTGCTGATACCGCGGCTGAGGGAAAAGGGCGTCAAGTGGCTGACATCGGCGACGGTGAAGCAAATCCTCGAAGACGGAGCAATCATCACACGCGACGGCAAAGAGGAGACGATCGAAGGAATCGACCACGTTATTATCGCCTGCGGCACCAAGTCGGTGGATACGCTGAGCAAAGCCATCGAGGGCAAAGTGCCCGAGGTCTATGTCATCGGCGACGCCAAGGAACCACGGCTGGCACTGGAGGCCGTAGCGGAGGGAGCGGAGGTCGGACGCCTGATTTAGGAATCCGATCGAATATTCTCTTTACATTCCGACCGAAGTAGGCTTAAATCGCATATAAGGATTACATATGGCTAAAAGGAACAATTTAAGCGGATATTCCCACGTCAAGGTAAGAACCGCCATAGACGCCGAGATAGTGAGATCGGACTCATTCAGCATCGACGTGGAAACGGGGCCGTTGTCTCCAGTAAGTATACGCAAGAAGGGAGAAGCCCTCACCTTCAGCCGCCCATGGTACTGGTTCCTGGTTGGATTCTTCTTTCAATTGAGCCGGGCTCGCGCAAAAATAGGCATGCCGAGTCTGCATGAACTGGTGATTAACGATAATAGCAGCACCAGCGTTGCCGGTTTCAGTTCCTCCGATGAGTTCAAGCTAACGCTGTCTCGTGCCAGCGTTTTTAGCGGTGATTTAAAGACCGGTGACGCCATGATAGAAGTTTCAGACTCCAGCCAGGCCGAATTCAACGGGACATGTAAACATATTCTCCTCAAAGTAAGAGGAACCAGTGCGCTCTCGGGCGTTATCGATGCCGCCGGCGATGCCGATATAGTGTTATCCGACAATAGTGTGATTAAGCTCTCCGGATCGGCCGGCAATACCACGGCAACAATCAACCACGGCAGCACTGCCGACCTCTCCGGATTCCAGACCCACGATGTCAGTATCAAAATGTATCGACTGAGCCGGTGTATGATAAAACTCGACGGCAGGCTTGATGCCATGCTCAACGGCGCCTCCGACCTCAGGTATTTCGGCACCCCCGCTATGGGTAACACAAGCGTCAGCACAGGCTCCATCCTGCGCCAGGAATGAAGCCTCGTTCCCGCTTTTCGCATCGTCGGTAGCCAATAAGCTATAATAGACCCCGGACGCATAAGTAAACCGCCATCGAGCAGATATATGAGCTTTATCTCTATATTCCTTATAGCCCTGGCCCTGAGCATGGACGCCTTCTCGGTGGCCACCGCCCTCGGCGCCGCCGGCAGACATCATTCCAAACTTGCCGTACTTCGCCTTGCAACCGCCTTCGGCCTGTTCCAGTTCTTCATGCCCGTCCTCGGCTGGCTTCTCGGCAGAACGGTGGTGTCGTACATCTCTGACTATGATCACTGGATCGCCTTCGGCCTCCTCGCCATAGTCGGGATACGGATGATTAAAGAATATTTCGATAAGGATGACAAAGAGCGCCTTAAGGACCCGACAAAAGGCTGGCCGCTATTAATATTGTCGATCGCCACCAGCATCGACGCACTGGCTGTAGGCGTAAGCTTCGCCTTCTTCGACGTAAATATTTACTACGCCGGCGCCGTCATCGGCATCGTATGTTTTATGATTACTGCTGTGGGGATGGTCTTCGGCAGAGCGCTGAGCAGGGTGCTGGGAAAGAAAGCGGTCCTGGTCGGCGGCCTCGTGCTCATCGGTATCGGCATTAAGATAGTGGTCGAGCACATGGCGGAGTAGTCTTCGATCCCTCTCGATATAATTTTTGGTTTCTATAAAAAGAAGTGCAGGAGAGAACTCTCCTGCCGGGGGAACTGGGGGTGTCCCCCAGATTTTTAAAGTCCCCCAAAGTATGGGGGACTTATAGGGGGGTTTGGAAATTAGCGCTCATCCCATCCTATTGCGCCAGCAAGGCCGTTCCGCTATCCTTTTACCTGGGTTAATGAAAGGACGACAATGATTAAATCCTTTAGAGGCGTTACACCCAGGATTCATCCCACCGCTTACATAGCCGAGACGGCCGAGATAATCGGCGACGTGGAGATAGGCGAGATGGCCGGGATATGGCCGGGTACGGTGGTTCGAGCCGACCACGCAAAAATAACTATCGGAAAGTACACACAGATAGAGGACAACTGCACCGTACACGGCGACGTGCCCATGTCCATCGGCGAGAAGGTGCTCATCGGGCACAACGTGGTGGTGCACTGTGCAAAGATAGGCGACAACGTACTCATAGGCAACCACGCCACGCTTCTCGATTATTCCGAGATCGGGGAGGGCAGCGTCGTCGGCGCCAACGCCATGGTCAACATGGGCATGAAGGTTCCGGAACACTCGTTTGCCTACGGCGTCCCGGTTAAGATAACGGGAAAGGTGCCGCCGGAAAGGGATGAGATAATCCGCCTGGCATTGCTCAAGAATATCATAATGGCCATGGAGTTCAAGGAGGAAGGGATTTAGCAACAGGGTTTATTGTAGGGGCGCTGCTCGCTGCGCCCTTCCTATTCGGTTAAGGCAAACCCTACCCCCTATCCGACGACAACCGAGGGTTTGGAAATCAGACTCTCCCCCGCAACCTCAAGATATGCTCCGCCACCTGCGCGAAACCCGGACCGAACTCCAGATCGCTTGCGTATTCGGCGGTTTCCTCCATTAAGTTTCCATCGACGGCAGACAACCTATTGTTACGGATATAAACACTGTGGGGGAAATTCTGGAACAGGGTCATGTCGGTAAGCGAATCGCCAACGACTAGAACCTGCTCAGGCGACAGTTCGCCGTCGATCAGGCCCAGTATTCTCTTCAGCGTCCCACCCTTGCTGACGCCCTTCTGCAGCAGGTGCAGCATATAGCCCGAGTCGAGAAGCTCCGATTCCCTTATATTCTTCCTCAGCTCGACAGTATCCAGACCCGGTGCCTTGAATCCGACATCGATCAGACGGTCAGCATCGTCCTCCGTCGACTCGATCGCTTTGGGAAAGGCTTTCTTCAAACGCTCTAAATCCCTCAACGCAGGCTCGCGCGAATAGCCCAGATCGAGCAGTACTTCATCCGGGCGCATCTTGGCGATGCCGCCGTTCTCCCCTATTATCGGGCCGTTGATGCCGATATTTATGGCCGGAGCCTCCAGCCTGGGCAGCGTGCGCCCCGAGACAAAGCCGACCGTTATACCGCGCGCCAGCAGAGCCCTTATCGCTTCCCCGGCGATGGATTCTATGCGCCCGGCCAGGTCAGTAATCGTGCCGTCGACATCGGTCATTATGAGACGGATATCGCCAGCCAAACCGGAATCGATTTGCAGATATGATTTGGACATGACATTACACAGATTAAACTATGAGATGGCAAGCGGTCAACGAACATGAGAAAACACGAAGAAAGACATGGAGGGAAAGACAGGAATCAACTACAGAGATTCTTGAATAATTTGGACTGAGACGACGTTACAGAAGTTCATGCCGGTACGAACTTGATTACTATTACTATGACCATAACAACCGCCCAGATGATGGAGAGTAAAAGTACGACCTTCTTCCAATTACTCATAACACTGCCTCCATTAAGAATCAACACCGGTCCATGACAGCTATACGTGACGGGAGTTAAAAAATAACATATCGGCATATTTCTGTCAAGTAATGATAGCGCGACTTGAATATGTCGGCCTGTTACGATATTCTATAACTCGGTCAAGAGGTTCGATGATAAAACCATTCAACGGGAAAACGCCAAAGATAGCCGCATCCGCCTTCATAAGCGAGCAGGCTTACATCGTAGGGGACGTGGAGATCGGTGAGAACTCCAGTGTGTGGCCCGGCACCGTTATACGCGGCGACCATGCGAAAATCACCATCGGCGAGAACACTCAGATCGAGGACAACTGCACGGTGCACACCGGCTTCCCCATGACCGTAGGCGATAACGTGCACATCGGGCACAACGTGGTCGTCCACTGCGCAAGCATCGGCAACACGACGCTCATAGGCAACCACGCCACGTTATCCGAATACGCCGAGATCGGCAAAGGCTGCGTCGTAGGAGCCCATGCCCTGGTTCCCCCCAGCATGAAGATACCCGACCGCACCTTCGTCGTCGGCGTGCCGGCCAAGGTAAAAGGTGAGGTCTCGGACGAGCGCATAGCGATTACAAAGCAAAGCGTCGATATCTATGTAAAGATGTCTAAGGAATACAAGGAACAGGGACTATAATCACGGGAGGTTCTTTCAATGTGCAAGGAAAGCAGGATTCAGGAGCTCTTCGACTTCACCGGTAAGGTGGCCATAGTCACGGGAGGCGGCAAGGGCGTTGGGGTGGGCATCGCCACATGGCTCGCGGACGCCGGGGCCGATGTGGTTGTCATGAGCCGCACGCAGTCCGACCTTGATAAGGTGGTCAAGGATATCGAAACGATCGGGCAAAAGGGTCTGGCCGTTATCGGTGACGTAAGTAAAGCCGCCGACGTCAACAGGCTGGTCCAGAGCGCCCTGGATAAATTCGGCAGGATAGACATACTGGTAAATAACGCCGCCATATTCCCCTACTATAACTTCTTCGACCTGACGGAGGAGCAATGGGACCAGGTGCAGAATATAAACATCAAGGGCATGTTCCTCTGCTGTCAGGCAGTGGCCAGACAGATGGTCAAGCAGGGAAACGGTGGGAAGATAGTCAACATAGCCTCCATCGAGGGCGAGTTCCCCCTTACCGCCGGACGCGTCCATTACCATGCCTCCAAGGGCGCCGTGATCAACTTCACGCGCGGGCTGGCCAAGGAGCTTGCCGAGCATAAGATAAACGTCAACGCCATCGCCCCGGGCATGACCGATACGCCGGGCCTTTCGGCTGCCATGGGCGGATGGAAACCGGATGCGATTACAGGCCGCATACCCCTTGGACGGCTGGGCACGCCGGACGACATCGCCAAGACCGTTCTCTTCATGGCCTCGGACGCCGCCGACTACATCACGGGCGCCCTCCTCTTCGTAGACGGCGGGCTGCTGCTCGGGCGCGGGTGGAAGAGAATAGGTTAATACATAAATCTGCCGACACGTCAGGCCTGTAAAAGAATACTTCAGCTAATCTTCCGCTTAAAATGCTTGACAAATCTCTATTTTTTTATATAATATACTTACCGAACGGTAAGTAAGTTGAGTTTATTTTAAGCGACAAAAGTCCCGATCATATCCCGGTTGCTTAAGGGAAAAACGCTATCGGAGGCGCATATGAAGGAGCAGGTACTTTCCGACGTTGTAGTCCTTGATTTTACGCAGGATCTGGCAGGGCCGTTCTGCACCAAGATGCTGGCGGACTACGGAGCCGAGGTGATAAAGATCGAGAGGCCCGGCACCGGCGACCGCACGCGAAGATACGGCCCCTTCCCCAACGATGATCCCGACCCCGAGAAGAGCGGGCTCTTCCTGTTTCTTAACACGAACAAGAAGAGCGTAACGCTTGATTTGAAGTCGGACATCGGCAGGAGGATCGCAAAAGACCTGGCCAGGGATGCG contains:
- a CDS encoding glucose 1-dehydrogenase yields the protein MCKESRIQELFDFTGKVAIVTGGGKGVGVGIATWLADAGADVVVMSRTQSDLDKVVKDIETIGQKGLAVIGDVSKAADVNRLVQSALDKFGRIDILVNNAAIFPYYNFFDLTEEQWDQVQNINIKGMFLCCQAVARQMVKQGNGGKIVNIASIEGEFPLTAGRVHYHASKGAVINFTRGLAKELAEHKINVNAIAPGMTDTPGLSAAMGGWKPDAITGRIPLGRLGTPDDIAKTVLFMASDAADYITGALLFVDGGLLLGRGWKRIG
- a CDS encoding DUF2807 domain-containing protein; amino-acid sequence: MAKRNNLSGYSHVKVRTAIDAEIVRSDSFSIDVETGPLSPVSIRKKGEALTFSRPWYWFLVGFFFQLSRARAKIGMPSLHELVINDNSSTSVAGFSSSDEFKLTLSRASVFSGDLKTGDAMIEVSDSSQAEFNGTCKHILLKVRGTSALSGVIDAAGDADIVLSDNSVIKLSGSAGNTTATINHGSTADLSGFQTHDVSIKMYRLSRCMIKLDGRLDAMLNGASDLRYFGTPAMGNTSVSTGSILRQE
- a CDS encoding HAD hydrolase family protein — protein: MSKSYLQIDSGLAGDIRLIMTDVDGTITDLAGRIESIAGEAIRALLARGITVGFVSGRTLPRLEAPAINIGINGPIIGENGGIAKMRPDEVLLDLGYSREPALRDLERLKKAFPKAIESTEDDADRLIDVGFKAPGLDTVELRKNIRESELLDSGYMLHLLQKGVSKGGTLKRILGLIDGELSPEQVLVVGDSLTDMTLFQNFPHSVYIRNNRLSAVDGNLMEETAEYASDLEFGPGFAQVAEHILRLRGRV
- a CDS encoding gamma carbonic anhydrase family protein yields the protein MIKPFNGKTPKIAASAFISEQAYIVGDVEIGENSSVWPGTVIRGDHAKITIGENTQIEDNCTVHTGFPMTVGDNVHIGHNVVVHCASIGNTTLIGNHATLSEYAEIGKGCVVGAHALVPPSMKIPDRTFVVGVPAKVKGEVSDERIAITKQSVDIYVKMSKEYKEQGL
- a CDS encoding gamma carbonic anhydrase family protein, translated to MIKSFRGVTPRIHPTAYIAETAEIIGDVEIGEMAGIWPGTVVRADHAKITIGKYTQIEDNCTVHGDVPMSIGEKVLIGHNVVVHCAKIGDNVLIGNHATLLDYSEIGEGSVVGANAMVNMGMKVPEHSFAYGVPVKITGKVPPERDEIIRLALLKNIIMAMEFKEEGI
- a CDS encoding manganese efflux pump MntP family protein; this encodes MSFISIFLIALALSMDAFSVATALGAAGRHHSKLAVLRLATAFGLFQFFMPVLGWLLGRTVVSYISDYDHWIAFGLLAIVGIRMIKEYFDKDDKERLKDPTKGWPLLILSIATSIDALAVGVSFAFFDVNIYYAGAVIGIVCFMITAVGMVFGRALSRVLGKKAVLVGGLVLIGIGIKIVVEHMAE